From Polaribacter butkevichii, a single genomic window includes:
- the yidD gene encoding membrane protein insertion efficiency factor YidD, whose translation MKKILSFPFILLVRFYQAAISPFTPATCRYSPTCSHYTIEALQKHGLFSGGWLALKRIFSCHPWGGSGYDPVPEKKE comes from the coding sequence TTGAAAAAAATATTGTCTTTTCCATTTATATTGTTGGTTCGTTTTTATCAAGCCGCAATTTCACCATTTACACCAGCTACTTGTAGATACAGTCCTACGTGTTCACATTACACAATTGAGGCGTTACAAAAACATGGTCTATTTTCTGGTGGATGGTTAGCCTTAAAGAGAATATTTAGTTGTCATCCTTGGGGAGGAAGTGGGTATGATCCTGTTCCAGAAAAGAAAGAATAA
- a CDS encoding CoA pyrophosphatase produces MGGLNAQFKLAPKMRLKYDADKIIANNPRKAAVLALFYPNIKNETCFLLTLRASYKGTHSAQISFPGGKRDKTDKNLEKTALRETFEEVGVAETSIEIIRELTDVYIPPSNFLATPFLGFVNQRPNFNLNYEVDKTIEVLVSDLLNDTSFTSIKMNTSYMDNIEVPCFKLEDYVVWGATAMMLSEIKELLK; encoded by the coding sequence TTGGGCGGATTAAATGCTCAATTTAAATTAGCGCCTAAAATGCGTCTAAAATATGATGCAGATAAAATAATAGCAAACAACCCTAGAAAAGCAGCTGTTTTGGCACTTTTTTATCCCAATATAAAAAATGAAACTTGTTTTTTACTCACCTTAAGAGCAAGTTATAAGGGCACGCATTCTGCACAAATAAGTTTTCCAGGGGGAAAGAGAGACAAGACAGATAAAAACCTCGAAAAAACAGCATTACGAGAAACTTTTGAAGAAGTAGGTGTGGCAGAAACATCAATAGAAATAATACGAGAGTTAACAGATGTTTATATACCACCAAGTAATTTTTTAGCAACCCCTTTTTTAGGCTTTGTAAACCAACGACCTAATTTTAATTTAAATTATGAAGTTGATAAAACCATAGAGGTTTTGGTAAGCGATTTGTTAAATGATACAAGTTTTACTTCAATTAAGATGAATACTTCTTATATGGATAATATAGAGGTACCTTGCTTTAAATTAGAAGATTATGTGGTTTGGGGTGCAACAGCAATGATGCTTTCAGAAATTAAAGAACTCTTAAAATAG
- the rimO gene encoding 30S ribosomal protein S12 methylthiotransferase RimO translates to MRTKTIKKNKINVVTLGCSKNVYDSEVLMGQLKANGKDVVHEDPEDDGNIVVINTCGFIGKAKEESIDTILHYAKRKEAGEIDKVFVSGCLSERYKPDLEAEIKNVDQYFGTHDLPNLLQALEADYKHELIGERLTTTPKHYAYLKIAEGCDRPCSFCAIPLMRGKHVSTPIEDIVTEATKLAAKGIKEVMLIAQDLTYYGLDIYKKRSLAQLLEALAKVEGIEWIRMHYAFPTGFPMDVLEVMKREPKVCNYLDIPLQHINTELLKSMKRGTTHEKTTALIHKFREVVPEMAIRTTLIVGYPGETEEMFQELKDWIEEMRFERMGAFEYSHEENTGAYVLEDDVPADVKFRRVNEIMEIQSQISWELNQEKIGKTFRCLFDRKDGEFFYGRTESDSPDVDNDVLVDAKEHYIKVGEFIDIKIHDAGDYDLYGTPVTKVEKPVSLNQKRK, encoded by the coding sequence ATGCGTACAAAAACCATCAAAAAAAATAAGATTAACGTTGTTACTTTAGGGTGTTCTAAGAATGTTTACGATTCTGAAGTATTAATGGGGCAGTTAAAAGCTAACGGAAAAGATGTTGTTCATGAAGATCCAGAAGATGATGGAAATATCGTTGTAATTAATACTTGTGGATTTATAGGTAAAGCAAAAGAAGAATCTATTGATACTATTTTGCATTATGCCAAAAGAAAAGAAGCGGGTGAAATTGATAAGGTTTTTGTTTCTGGTTGTTTAAGTGAACGTTATAAGCCAGATTTAGAAGCAGAAATTAAAAATGTAGATCAGTATTTTGGTACGCATGATTTACCAAATCTTTTACAAGCTTTAGAGGCAGATTATAAGCACGAGTTAATTGGTGAACGTTTAACAACAACTCCAAAACATTATGCGTATTTAAAAATTGCAGAAGGTTGCGATAGACCTTGTTCTTTTTGTGCAATTCCTTTAATGAGAGGAAAACACGTGTCTACACCTATAGAAGATATTGTTACCGAAGCAACCAAATTAGCAGCAAAAGGAATTAAAGAAGTAATGTTAATTGCGCAAGATTTAACTTATTACGGATTAGATATTTATAAGAAAAGATCTTTAGCGCAGTTATTAGAAGCGTTGGCTAAAGTAGAGGGCATTGAATGGATTAGAATGCATTATGCTTTTCCTACAGGTTTCCCTATGGATGTTTTAGAAGTGATGAAACGAGAGCCTAAAGTGTGTAACTATTTAGATATTCCTTTACAACACATTAATACCGAGTTGTTAAAGTCTATGAAACGTGGTACAACGCACGAAAAAACAACGGCTTTAATTCATAAATTTAGAGAAGTTGTACCAGAAATGGCAATTAGAACTACGTTAATTGTTGGATACCCAGGAGAAACAGAAGAAATGTTTCAGGAGTTAAAAGATTGGATTGAAGAAATGCGTTTTGAACGTATGGGTGCTTTTGAATATTCTCATGAAGAAAATACAGGGGCGTATGTTTTAGAAGATGATGTACCGGCAGATGTAAAGTTTAGAAGGGTTAATGAAATTATGGAAATTCAGTCTCAAATTTCTTGGGAATTGAATCAAGAAAAAATAGGGAAAACTTTTAGATGTTTATTTGATAGAAAAGATGGAGAATTTTTCTACGGAAGAACAGAATCTGATTCGCCAGACGTAGATAATGATGTTTTAGTAGATGCTAAAGAACATTATATAAAAGTGGGTGAGTTTATAGATATTAAAATTCATGATGCTGGAGATTACGATTTATACGGAACACCTGTAACGAAAGTTGAAAAACCAGTTTCTTTAAATCAAAAAAGAAAATAA
- a CDS encoding M14 family metallopeptidase has protein sequence MKFKVLFITAFLTMGSIFAQTVQSPSEFLGYENGARFTRHHKVIDYFKYVSNTLSNVKLEKYGETNEHRPLYLSYISSQENINNLETIRKNNLAQTGIIAGNSKNNKAIVWLSYNVHGNEASSTEAAMLTLYELVTTKKSWLKNTVVIIDPAVNPDGRDRYVNWYNQVKSTPFNSNQDAKEHAEPWPSGRPNHYLFDLNRDWAWATQVESAQRIKMYNKWMPHVHVDFHEQYINNPYYFAPAAEPFHEIISDWQREFQTEIGKNHAKYFDQEGWLYFTKESFDLLYPSYGDTYPTYMGAIGMTYEQAGHGMAGLGIKTDKGTVLTLKDRAIHHLTTGLSTVEISSNNAEKLNTEFRKFFNNASLGYKSYVLKNENQDKTNRLKALLDTHEIKYENTKSGIVKGYDYTTQKEGKMTVSSTDLVIHTNQPKGKMVKVLFEPKTKLVDSLTYDITAWSLPYAHGFKAIASHTKVSSTASKTTNAITNLIDKNAYAYLAKWNSLEDATFLGALLQANITPSFSEKPFSIAGKSYERGTLIILRNDNRKENFDATLVNIANKHQRKLTAVKTGFASAGVDFGSYSVKPINQQKIAVLSGKGTSSLSFGEVWHFFETQLQYPITNINSDVFGSLDYSKYDVIIIPDGRYNSVLTKTTLEKLKKWTRSGGTLIAIGNALNSFANTKEFALKKKASLEKIKDADLTPYADRERKSVANLITGSIFKSTLDNTHPLAFGYGKEYFSLKLGATSYAYLKDGNNVAYFDINAINVSGYAGSKAVKNVPKSILFAEEQMGNGSIIYMVDNPLFRSFWQNGKLFVANAVFLLNSDKLK, from the coding sequence ATGAAATTTAAAGTCCTTTTTATTACCGCTTTCTTAACTATGGGAAGCATTTTTGCACAAACAGTACAATCTCCTTCCGAATTTTTAGGCTATGAAAATGGCGCTCGCTTTACAAGACATCATAAAGTTATTGATTATTTTAAATACGTTAGCAACACTTTAAGCAACGTAAAGTTAGAAAAATACGGAGAAACCAATGAGCACAGACCTTTGTATTTAAGTTATATTTCTTCACAAGAAAATATCAACAATTTAGAAACTATTAGAAAAAACAACCTTGCACAAACAGGTATTATTGCTGGAAATTCTAAAAACAACAAAGCCATTGTTTGGTTAAGTTACAACGTACATGGAAACGAAGCTTCTAGTACAGAAGCGGCTATGTTAACACTTTACGAATTGGTTACTACCAAAAAATCTTGGTTAAAAAATACCGTTGTTATTATAGATCCTGCTGTAAATCCCGATGGACGAGACAGATATGTAAATTGGTACAACCAAGTAAAAAGCACACCTTTTAATAGTAACCAAGATGCAAAAGAACATGCAGAACCTTGGCCTTCTGGAAGACCAAATCATTATTTGTTTGATTTAAATAGAGATTGGGCTTGGGCAACACAAGTAGAATCTGCACAACGTATAAAAATGTATAATAAATGGATGCCACATGTACATGTAGATTTTCATGAACAATATATTAATAACCCTTATTATTTTGCACCTGCAGCAGAACCTTTTCATGAAATTATTTCTGATTGGCAAAGAGAATTTCAAACTGAAATTGGAAAAAATCATGCAAAATATTTCGACCAAGAAGGTTGGTTGTATTTTACAAAAGAAAGTTTCGATTTGTTGTACCCAAGTTATGGAGACACCTATCCTACGTATATGGGCGCAATTGGTATGACCTACGAACAAGCAGGTCACGGAATGGCAGGTTTAGGAATTAAAACAGATAAAGGCACCGTGTTAACCTTAAAAGACAGAGCCATTCATCATTTAACTACAGGCTTATCTACCGTAGAAATTTCATCAAATAATGCAGAAAAATTAAATACCGAATTCAGAAAATTCTTTAACAATGCTTCTTTAGGATATAAAAGTTATGTTTTAAAAAATGAAAACCAAGACAAAACCAATCGTTTGAAAGCATTATTAGATACACATGAAATTAAATACGAAAACACAAAAAGTGGCATTGTAAAAGGGTATGATTATACCACGCAAAAAGAAGGAAAAATGACGGTTTCTTCTACAGATTTAGTTATACACACCAATCAACCGAAAGGAAAAATGGTAAAAGTTTTGTTTGAACCTAAAACAAAACTAGTAGATTCTTTAACGTATGATATTACTGCTTGGTCTTTACCATATGCACATGGTTTTAAAGCGATTGCTTCGCATACAAAAGTAAGTTCTACAGCTAGTAAAACCACAAACGCTATTACGAACTTAATTGATAAAAATGCCTATGCCTACCTTGCTAAATGGAATAGTTTAGAGGATGCTACTTTTTTAGGTGCTTTATTACAAGCTAATATTACACCAAGTTTTTCTGAAAAACCTTTTTCTATTGCAGGAAAATCTTACGAAAGAGGAACCTTAATTATTTTAAGAAATGATAATAGGAAAGAAAATTTTGATGCTACTTTAGTAAATATAGCTAACAAACATCAAAGAAAATTAACAGCTGTAAAAACAGGTTTTGCATCTGCTGGTGTAGATTTTGGTTCGTATTCTGTAAAACCAATCAACCAACAAAAAATTGCAGTTTTGTCTGGTAAAGGTACTTCTTCTTTAAGCTTTGGAGAAGTTTGGCATTTCTTTGAAACGCAATTACAATACCCAATAACCAACATAAATTCAGATGTTTTTGGTTCTTTAGACTATTCTAAATACGATGTTATTATTATTCCTGACGGACGATATAATTCAGTTTTAACAAAAACTACTTTAGAGAAATTAAAAAAATGGACACGTTCTGGCGGAACTTTAATTGCTATTGGAAACGCTTTAAATAGCTTTGCAAATACTAAAGAATTCGCTTTAAAAAAGAAAGCATCTTTAGAGAAAATTAAAGATGCAGACTTAACTCCTTATGCAGATAGAGAGCGTAAAAGTGTTGCCAATTTAATTACGGGTAGTATTTTTAAAAGTACTTTAGACAATACACACCCATTGGCTTTTGGTTACGGAAAAGAGTATTTTTCTTTAAAACTAGGCGCAACTTCTTATGCTTATTTAAAAGACGGAAACAATGTTGCTTATTTTGATATAAACGCTATAAATGTATCGGGTTATGCCGGTAGTAAAGCTGTAAAAAACGTACCTAAATCTATTTTGTTTGCAGAAGAACAAATGGGCAATGGAAGCATTATTTATATGGTAGATAATCCTTTATTTAGATCTTTTTGGCAAAACGGAAAACTCTTTGTTGCCAACGCCGTTTTCTTATTGAATTCAGATAAATTAAAATAG
- a CDS encoding diphthine--ammonia ligase, translating into MKKTYFNWSSGKDSALALYKILQDPTYNLDLLVTTINKDFNRVSMHGLRNELLLKQVDSIGIPLKIIEFPADVTMDLYAKIMKEAMDSLVAQKYSHTIFGDIFLEDLKAYRDTKLAEVNIKGVYPLWKKDTKEVLQEFLYLGFKAITVCVNAKLLGEEFVGRVIDEQFIKDLPENVDVCGENGEFHTFVFDGPIFKNPIDFSTGEKVLRSYTLHDNDDDNCYAAKKEEANHDTSFWYCDLS; encoded by the coding sequence ATGAAAAAAACGTATTTTAATTGGAGTTCTGGTAAAGATTCTGCTTTAGCTCTTTATAAAATTTTACAAGACCCAACATATAATTTAGATTTATTAGTTACTACAATTAATAAAGATTTTAATAGAGTTTCTATGCATGGTCTTAGAAACGAATTATTATTAAAACAAGTTGATTCTATTGGGATTCCTTTAAAAATCATAGAATTTCCTGCAGATGTAACCATGGATTTGTATGCGAAAATAATGAAAGAAGCCATGGATTCTTTAGTGGCACAAAAATATTCTCATACTATTTTTGGGGATATTTTTCTGGAAGATTTAAAAGCATACAGAGATACCAAATTAGCTGAGGTAAATATTAAAGGAGTGTATCCGCTTTGGAAAAAAGACACCAAAGAAGTCTTGCAAGAATTTTTATATTTAGGTTTTAAAGCTATTACGGTTTGTGTAAACGCTAAATTATTAGGAGAAGAATTTGTAGGTAGAGTAATAGATGAGCAATTTATAAAAGACTTACCAGAAAATGTTGATGTTTGTGGAGAAAATGGTGAGTTTCATACCTTTGTTTTTGATGGACCTATTTTTAAAAACCCGATTGATTTTTCTACAGGAGAAAAAGTTCTTCGTTCTTATACGTTACATGATAATGACGATGATAATTGTTATGCTGCTAAAAAAGAAGAAGCTAACCACGATACGAGTTTTTGGTATTGTGATTTAAGTTAA
- a CDS encoding serine hydrolase domain-containing protein: MKQLLFIFCMLFLFNCSSKNSDEITEELPIIDSSYFPPLNSDLWETKTLTELNWNETELQFLLDFLEEKNSKGFIILHNGKIVVEAYFNNHTASNNWYWASAGKTLTSTIIGIAQDRNEININNKVSEYLGTGWTSAPLEKENLITCKNLLSMNSGLDDSLGDSVSASNLEYIADAGSRWAYHNVYVKLQDVLATAANTTWKDYFNSNLRNKIGMNGSWTNLNNLNVYWSNTRSMARFGLLISNYGKWENNQIVSENFITEATNTSQNINKAYGYLWWLNGKSSYHLPSSQLEFNGALIPNAPNDMFAALGKNDQKIYIVPSKKLVIIRMGESADSSNFALSSFDNDLWEKINNVIN; the protein is encoded by the coding sequence ATGAAACAACTTCTCTTCATTTTTTGCATGCTATTCTTATTTAATTGTTCTTCAAAAAATTCTGATGAAATTACTGAAGAACTTCCTATTATAGATTCTAGTTATTTCCCTCCATTAAATTCTGACCTTTGGGAAACAAAAACATTAACAGAATTAAATTGGAATGAAACCGAATTACAATTCTTATTAGATTTTTTAGAAGAAAAAAACTCAAAAGGTTTTATCATTCTTCACAATGGTAAAATTGTTGTTGAAGCATATTTTAACAATCACACAGCCTCAAATAATTGGTATTGGGCTAGCGCCGGTAAAACATTAACCTCAACTATTATTGGCATTGCACAAGACAGAAATGAAATTAATATAAACAATAAAGTATCTGAATATTTGGGCACAGGTTGGACCAGTGCTCCTCTTGAAAAAGAAAATTTAATAACATGTAAAAATTTACTTTCTATGAATTCTGGTTTAGATGATTCTTTAGGTGACAGTGTTTCTGCTTCTAACTTAGAATATATCGCAGATGCTGGCAGCCGTTGGGCATATCATAATGTTTATGTAAAATTACAAGATGTTCTTGCTACCGCCGCAAACACCACCTGGAAAGATTATTTTAATTCTAACTTACGTAATAAAATAGGAATGAACGGTTCTTGGACTAACCTAAATAATTTAAATGTTTATTGGAGTAATACAAGAAGTATGGCTCGGTTTGGTCTGTTAATTTCTAATTACGGCAAATGGGAAAACAACCAAATTGTTTCAGAGAATTTTATTACCGAAGCTACCAATACTTCTCAAAATATAAATAAAGCCTATGGATATTTATGGTGGTTAAACGGAAAATCTAGCTATCATTTACCTAGTAGCCAATTAGAATTTAATGGAGCACTAATACCTAATGCACCCAATGATATGTTTGCTGCATTGGGTAAAAATGACCAAAAAATTTATATTGTACCTAGTAAAAAGCTGGTTATTATTAGAATGGGAGAATCCGCAGATTCCTCCAATTTTGCCTTATCTTCTTTTGATAATGATTTGTGGGAGAAAATAAATAATGTTATTAACTAA
- a CDS encoding DUF6787 family protein, with the protein MEKLRQRWGVKNNWSIIAIILVFSINGSFATWVAKPLTSFIGLSQETTNPWVFWPLRIMLIFPIYQATLPLVGWVFGQFKFFWAFEKKFLGRLGLGFLFKKEN; encoded by the coding sequence ATGGAAAAATTAAGGCAACGTTGGGGAGTAAAGAATAATTGGTCTATTATAGCTATAATTCTAGTTTTTTCTATAAATGGGTCTTTTGCTACTTGGGTTGCAAAACCTTTAACCAGTTTTATAGGGCTTTCGCAAGAAACAACAAATCCTTGGGTATTTTGGCCTTTAAGAATTATGTTGATTTTCCCTATTTATCAAGCTACACTTCCTTTAGTTGGTTGGGTATTTGGGCAATTTAAATTCTTTTGGGCTTTTGAGAAAAAGTTTTTAGGTAGATTGGGCTTGGGCTTTTTATTTAAAAAAGAGAATTAG
- the cysS gene encoding cysteine--tRNA ligase: MELYKENQLKVYNSLTKSKEDFKTITDGYVGMYVCGPTVYSNAHLGNVRTFMFFDVVYRYLLHLGYKVRYVRNITDAGHLENDADEGEDKIARKARLEQIEPMEVVQRYTVDFHDVLKNYNFLPPSIEPTATGHIVEQIEMIKEIIEKGFAYEVNGSVYFDVHEYNKKENYGILSGRKVEDLLHNTRTLDGQSDKKNPQDFALWKKADEKHIMRWPSPWSDGFPGWHLECSVMSTKYLGESFDIHGGGMDLKFPHHECEIAQSKTCSGVKPVNYWMHTNMLSLNGQRMAKSTGNFILPNEILTGENTILPKAFSASVVRFFNMQANYRSILDFSGDALEASEKGHSKLMEAVNFLDKIEAGKTSTFDVQKWKKDCYAAMNDDFNTPMLIPQLFEAVKVVNQIKEHKASLTAVDLAEFKTTFNAFVFDVLGLMNENSQDNSEKINGVVELLIKLRKEARENKDWALSDQIRDELIALGIQLKDGKEGTSFIIN; the protein is encoded by the coding sequence ATGGAATTATACAAAGAAAATCAGCTTAAAGTATACAACTCTTTAACCAAATCTAAAGAGGATTTTAAAACCATAACAGACGGATATGTAGGTATGTACGTTTGTGGTCCAACGGTTTATAGCAACGCACATTTAGGTAATGTTAGAACCTTTATGTTTTTTGATGTTGTGTATAGATATTTATTACATTTAGGCTATAAGGTGCGATATGTACGTAATATTACCGATGCTGGCCATTTAGAAAATGATGCAGATGAAGGAGAAGACAAAATTGCAAGAAAAGCACGTTTAGAACAAATTGAACCCATGGAAGTTGTACAACGTTACACGGTAGACTTTCATGATGTTTTAAAAAACTACAACTTTTTACCACCAAGTATAGAGCCAACTGCAACAGGTCATATTGTAGAGCAAATAGAAATGATTAAAGAAATCATAGAAAAAGGTTTTGCTTATGAGGTAAATGGTTCTGTATATTTTGATGTGCATGAATACAATAAAAAAGAAAACTACGGAATTCTCTCTGGTAGAAAAGTAGAAGATTTACTACATAATACAAGAACTTTAGATGGGCAGTCTGATAAGAAAAATCCGCAAGATTTTGCACTTTGGAAAAAAGCCGATGAGAAACATATTATGCGTTGGCCTTCTCCTTGGAGCGATGGTTTTCCGGGGTGGCACTTAGAGTGTTCTGTAATGAGTACAAAATATTTAGGCGAAAGTTTTGATATTCATGGTGGTGGAATGGATTTAAAATTTCCGCATCACGAATGCGAAATTGCACAATCTAAAACTTGTAGTGGCGTAAAGCCTGTAAATTATTGGATGCATACAAATATGCTTTCTTTAAATGGGCAGAGAATGGCAAAATCTACAGGGAATTTTATTTTACCTAATGAAATTTTAACAGGAGAAAACACTATTTTGCCAAAAGCATTTTCTGCAAGTGTGGTTCGTTTTTTTAATATGCAGGCCAATTATAGAAGTATTTTAGATTTTTCTGGAGATGCTTTAGAAGCATCAGAAAAAGGACATTCTAAATTGATGGAAGCTGTTAATTTCTTAGATAAGATTGAAGCAGGTAAAACATCTACTTTTGATGTGCAAAAATGGAAAAAAGATTGTTATGCAGCAATGAACGACGATTTTAACACACCAATGTTAATTCCGCAATTATTTGAAGCGGTAAAGGTTGTTAATCAAATTAAAGAACATAAAGCAAGTTTAACGGCAGTTGATTTAGCTGAATTTAAAACAACGTTTAACGCATTTGTTTTTGATGTTTTAGGGTTGATGAATGAAAATTCTCAAGACAATTCAGAAAAAATAAATGGCGTTGTAGAATTGTTAATTAAATTAAGAAAAGAAGCAAGAGAAAATAAAGATTGGGCTTTGTCAGACCAAATTAGAGATGAACTAATTGCATTAGGAATTCAACTAAAAGATGGTAAAGAAGGTACTTCTTTTATAATAAATTAA
- a CDS encoding lysophospholipid acyltransferase family protein, whose protein sequence is MPLFKRNPFGHILILKKWLIRIFGIVSHGRYRKFNNLQIEGSENLKNLPDSGVLFISNHQTYFADVAAMYHVFNATLSGRDDSIKNIGYIWKPKLNVYFVAAGETMRAGLLPKIFAYMGSVSIERTWRSGGKDVKRQVKNSDISNIGKAIKDGWVITFPQGTTTPFRPIRRGTAHIIKTYKPVVVPIVIDGFRRSFDKKGLNIKKRNVLQSMVIKEPLEIDYENETVAEIVTKIEYAIEQHPSFLKVLSVKELAELTKEEEELNKKRKFWS, encoded by the coding sequence ATGCCTTTATTTAAAAGGAACCCATTTGGTCATATTTTGATTTTGAAAAAATGGCTTATAAGAATTTTTGGAATTGTTTCTCACGGTAGATACCGTAAATTCAATAACCTACAAATAGAAGGTTCAGAAAACCTTAAAAACTTGCCAGATTCTGGAGTTTTATTTATTTCTAACCATCAAACTTATTTTGCAGATGTGGCAGCAATGTATCATGTTTTTAACGCTACTTTAAGTGGTAGAGATGATTCTATTAAAAATATTGGATATATCTGGAAACCAAAATTGAACGTTTATTTTGTTGCGGCAGGAGAAACCATGAGAGCCGGATTATTACCTAAAATATTTGCTTACATGGGATCTGTTTCTATAGAAAGAACTTGGAGGAGTGGTGGTAAAGATGTAAAAAGACAAGTAAAAAACTCTGATATTTCTAATATAGGAAAAGCAATAAAAGATGGTTGGGTAATTACTTTTCCTCAAGGTACAACAACTCCTTTTAGACCCATTAGAAGAGGTACTGCTCATATTATTAAAACATATAAGCCTGTTGTAGTGCCAATTGTAATTGATGGTTTTAGACGTTCTTTTGATAAAAAAGGATTGAATATTAAGAAACGAAATGTTTTACAGTCTATGGTGATTAAAGAACCATTAGAAATAGACTATGAAAATGAAACGGTTGCAGAAATAGTAACTAAAATTGAGTATGCTATAGAACAGCATCCTTCATTTTTAAAAGTCTTATCTGTAAAAGAGTTAGCAGAATTAACGAAAGAGGAAGAAGAGCTAAATAAGAAAAGAAAATTTTGGAGCTAA
- the lgt gene encoding prolipoprotein diacylglyceryl transferase, which produces MSFLAITWNPSIGIDLGFFTVRWYSLMFVAAFLLGLRLMKKIYVEDKIPEEKLDVLFMYVFVSMLVGMRLGDVFFYSWSYYQNHLLEIFLPIKESANDSLFGIIKGWKFTGFTGFASHGAAIGIPIALYFYAKKHLQKPWLFILDRLAIMVALAGFFIRFGNFFNSEIYGKETGSSFGVIFKAAGETVPRHPTQLYEAFSYLALFFVMWHLYWKTDKKQQTGYLFGLFMVVLWSLRFFIEFLKEAQVDGREDWVFNSLNTGQVLSIPLVLIGLWLMFKKSKETAKQ; this is translated from the coding sequence ATGAGCTTTTTAGCAATTACATGGAATCCTTCAATAGGAATAGATTTAGGTTTTTTTACCGTTCGTTGGTACAGTTTAATGTTTGTAGCAGCATTTTTATTAGGTTTAAGACTGATGAAAAAAATCTATGTAGAAGATAAAATTCCAGAAGAAAAACTAGACGTATTATTTATGTATGTCTTTGTATCTATGCTTGTTGGTATGCGTTTGGGAGATGTATTTTTTTACAGTTGGTCTTATTATCAAAATCATTTATTAGAAATATTTTTACCAATTAAAGAAAGTGCAAACGATTCTTTATTTGGTATTATAAAAGGATGGAAATTTACAGGATTTACTGGTTTTGCTAGTCATGGTGCAGCAATAGGAATTCCTATCGCTTTATATTTTTACGCAAAAAAACACTTACAAAAACCGTGGTTGTTTATTTTAGATAGATTGGCAATTATGGTTGCTTTGGCAGGTTTTTTTATTCGTTTTGGAAATTTTTTCAATTCAGAAATTTATGGAAAAGAAACAGGTTCTAGTTTTGGTGTTATTTTTAAAGCAGCAGGAGAAACAGTACCAAGACACCCTACACAATTATATGAAGCGTTTAGTTATTTAGCTTTGTTTTTTGTGATGTGGCATTTGTATTGGAAAACAGATAAGAAACAACAAACAGGTTACCTTTTTGGTCTTTTTATGGTAGTACTTTGGTCTTTAAGATTCTTTATAGAGTTTTTAAAAGAAGCTCAAGTAGACGGACGTGAAGATTGGGTGTTTAATTCATTAAATACAGGGCAAGTTTTAAGTATACCTCTAGTTTTAATAGGTTTATGGTTAATGTTTAAGAAATCTAAAGAAACGGCAAAACAATAA